The following proteins come from a genomic window of Coffea arabica cultivar ET-39 chromosome 11c, Coffea Arabica ET-39 HiFi, whole genome shotgun sequence:
- the LOC140017024 gene encoding uncharacterized protein, which translates to MGVSIPILVIITSLHLIAFVLAIGAERRRSTANVMPDKYDETTYCVYGTDASTVYGLSAFGLLLISQTVLNGVTKCLCFGKGMMGGRSTTCAVFFFIFSWVSFLGAEACLLAGSARNAYHTKYRGIFGGNDLSCATLRKGVFAAGAALTLLSMIGSIFYYWSHAKADTGGWEKQNTEGLGMTTSHYMENQQELKV; encoded by the exons ATGGGAGTTTCCATCCCCATTTTGGTAATTATAACATCTCTTCACCTCATAGCCTTCGTTCTCGCTATCGGAGCTGAACGGCGTCGAAGCACG GCTAATGTTATGCCGGATAAGTACGATGAAACGACTTACTGCGTGTACGGTACGGATGCTTCGACCGTCTACGGGTTATCGGCGTTTGGGTTGCTGTTAATTAGTCAAACGGTGCTTAACGGCGTTACTAAGTGCTTGTGTTTTGGGAAAGGGATGATGGGTGGACGGTCTACTACCTGTGCtgttttcttcttcatcttttcTTG GGTAAGCTTTTTGGGAGCCGAAGCATGCTTACTGGCTGGCTCAGCTAGGAATGCTTACCATACTAAATACCGAGGCATATTTGGTGGTAATGACTTGTCCTGTGCTACCCTTCGCAAAGGTGTTTTTGCTGCTGGGGCTGCATTGACCTTGCTATCCATGATAGGCTCCATTTTCTACTACTGGTCTCATGCCAAGGCAGATACAGGTGGATGGGAAAAGCAAAACACTGAAGGACTTGGAATGACAACATCCCATTATATGGAGAATCAACAGGAATTGAAGGTCTAA
- the LOC140017002 gene encoding reticulon-like protein B9: protein MSSSSSDSDEQPLSPIRLFGRQRSLHQILGGGKVADILLWENKKLSATILIGVTIIWLLFELVEYNFITLLCHISIIMMLIMFIWSTGAGLVDWNPPDLHAITVPEATFRWLFAKINWILLNLYDISSGKDIKTFFLAITFLWMLSIIGSSFSSLNFLYIGFLSLATLPALYERHQNEVDHLASQGRREMKKLYKKFDSKILSKIPRGPVNQKKGY, encoded by the exons ATGTCGAGCTCATCCTCAGATTCAGATGAACAGCCGCTATCTCCAATAAGATTGTTTGGTCGTCAAAGATCCTTGCATCAGATCCTTGGAGGGGGAAAAG TTGCAGACATACTACTGTGGGAAAACAAGAAGTTATCTGCTACAATCCTAATAGGCGTCACAATTATATGGCTCCTTTTTGAATTGGTGGAATACAATTTCATCACTCTTCTGTGTCACATCTCTATCATTATGATGTTAATTATGTTTATTTGGTCCACTGGGGCAGGATTAGTTGATTG GAATCCCCCAGATTTGCATGCTATAACAGTGCCTGAAGCTACATTCAGATGGCTGTTTGCCAAAATCAACTGGATATTGTTGAATTTGTATGACATTTCATCTGGAAAAGATATAAAAACATTTTTTCTG GCAATCACTTTCCTCTGGATGTTGTCAATTATCGGAAGCTCTTTCAGCTCTTTGAACTTCTTATACATTG GCTTCCTCAGCTTGGCAACTTTACCAGCTTTATATGAGCGTCATCAAAATGAAGTGGATCATCTCGCAAGCCAAGGGAGgagagaaatgaagaaattgtaCAAAAAATTTGATTCAAAAATCCTTAGCAAGATTCCAAGAGGGCCAGTGAACCAAAAGAAGGGATACTAA
- the LOC113717170 gene encoding uncharacterized protein has protein sequence MTDGSMRALVGSIHSCPTQAVLYIAGGASQALGLLLSVPGASNTVLEAVVPYSGMSMIQLLGKVPAQFASAKTAEEMALLAYNRALKLSKPGSPVLGVGFTGSLASTRPKLGDHRFHLSTRTSDQLWVSTVTLSKGLRTREQEETVSSQFLLKGIANACKVEATYISELNESEVPDEYESKFDEDQELEQVINGQICFKVYPFSSDIANTKRKIILSGSFNPLHEGHLKLLDVAISICGDGYLCFELSAINADKPPLTVSQIKERVKQFERVGKTVIVSNQPYFYKKAELFPGSAFVIGADTAVRLIDPKYYGNDYAKMLEILIGCKNTGCVFLVAGRNVDGVFKVLEDFDVPEELKGLFISIPADTFRMDISSTEIRRSRGM, from the exons ATGACGGACGGCTCCATGCGAGCTCTCGTAGGATCCATACACTCTTGTCCTACTCAGGCCGTTCTCTACATCGCCGGCGGCGCCTCGCAGGCGTTAGGGTTGTTGTTGTCGGTCCCCGGAGCATCAAATACGGTACTGGAAGCCGTAGTTCCGTATTCTGGAATGTCCATGATTCAATTGCTCGGCAAG GTTCCAGCTCAATTCGCTAGTGCCAAGACGGCGGAGGAAATGGCACTCTTGGCTTATAATAGAGCTTTAAAGCTTTCTAAACCAG GTTCTCCTGTTCTGGGAGTCGGTTTTACTGGTTCTCTAGCTAGCACACGCCCCAAACTAGGAGATCATAG GTTTCACTTGTCAACTAGAACATCTGACCAGCTTTGGGTATCAACGGTTACTCTGTCAAAG GGTTTGCGCACTCGTGAGCAAGAAGAAACAGTCTCAAGCCAGTTCTTACTCAAG GGAATTGCCAACGCTTGCAAGGTTGAGGCAACCTATATTTCTGAGCTAAATGAATCTGAAGTTCCTGATGaatatgaaagcaaatttgATGAAGATCAAGAATTAGAGCAAGTTATAAATGGACAGATTTGCTTTAAGGTCTATCCCTTTTCAAGTG ATATTGCTAATACGAAACGGAAGATTATTCTATCTGGTTCCTTTAATCCTTTACATGAAGGTCACCTAAAGCTCTTGGATGTTGCAATTAG CATATGTGGGGATGGATACCTGTGCTTTGAATTGTCCGCCATAAATGCTGATAAACCTCCTTTGACAGTATCTCAAATCAAAGAACGTGTCAAACAGTTTGAAAGAGTTG GAAAAACAGTCATAGTATCTAATCAGCCATATTTTTACAAGAAAGCAGAGCTCTTTCCTGGCAGTGCTTTTGTCATTGGTGCAGATACAGCAGTGAGATTAATCGAT CCGAAATACTATGGGAACGATTATGCAAAGATGTTGGAGATACTCATCGGGTGCAAAAACACTGGATGTGTTTTCCTTGTTGCTGGCCGAAACGTAGATGGTGTTTTCAAG GTACTCGAGGATTTTGACGTACCAGAGGAACTGAAAGGCCTGTTCATTTCCATACCAGCAGATACATTCCGCATGGACATTTCATCAACTGAAATTAGGAGAAGTCGAGGAATGTGA